One stretch of Streptomyces peucetius DNA includes these proteins:
- a CDS encoding class F sortase, giving the protein MGQDRYGWEPRRRSPWGVLALAMLTGIALVKNGVDVGLGPPQPAAAASHASAGEVFLPVPLEPLPYAAAKRVRIPAIEVDAPIVNVGLDQDGWVAAPAPQDPNLAGWYQNGISPGERGTAVIVGHVDNQAGPAVFYGLGSVKTGHRIEVPRFDGRVAVFEVYGVEVFSKHDFPGVRVYADTGQPELRVITCGGGYSQADGYDGNVVVFAHMVEVV; this is encoded by the coding sequence ATGGGGCAGGACAGGTACGGCTGGGAGCCGAGGAGGCGCTCGCCCTGGGGCGTACTGGCTCTGGCGATGCTCACCGGCATCGCCCTCGTCAAGAACGGAGTGGACGTCGGCCTCGGCCCGCCGCAGCCCGCGGCGGCCGCCTCGCACGCCAGTGCGGGCGAGGTTTTCCTTCCCGTACCGCTGGAGCCGCTGCCGTACGCGGCGGCCAAGCGGGTGCGCATCCCGGCCATCGAGGTCGACGCCCCGATCGTGAACGTCGGCCTGGACCAGGACGGCTGGGTCGCGGCACCGGCGCCGCAGGATCCCAACCTGGCCGGCTGGTACCAGAACGGCATCTCCCCCGGCGAGCGTGGCACCGCCGTCATCGTGGGGCACGTCGACAACCAGGCCGGCCCCGCCGTGTTCTACGGCCTCGGCTCCGTCAAGACGGGCCACCGGATCGAGGTGCCCCGCTTCGACGGCCGCGTCGCCGTCTTCGAGGTGTACGGCGTGGAGGTCTTCTCCAAGCACGACTTCCCCGGCGTCCGGGTGTACGCCGACACGGGCCAGCCGGAGTTGCGGGTGATCACCTGCGGCGGCGGATACT